A single region of the Methanofastidiosum sp. genome encodes:
- the gatE gene encoding Glu-tRNA(Gln) amidotransferase subunit GatE: MKMDYKELGLKVGLEIHQQLNTKRKLFCHCPTVLRTDNPLDTIERKLRPTPSEIGEVDVAALKEYMKGKTYIYQYYDSNCLVELDEEPPHNVSDEAKIIGVEVSLLLNSNIIEEIQVMRKTVLDGSNTSAFQRTMLISTDGFIETKEGPVSILTVCLEEDAARIISQDEATKTFRLDRLGIPLVEIATGPDISNPEQAKEAAYILGQILRATGKVKRGLGTIRQDLNVSIKEGGRVELKGVQKLELIPLWVEREIERQINLVEIKKELHRRSSEKELEFKFIEITDIFSNTSSKVIVNSIKKNGGVYGIKLKSFKGILGKEIQKGRRFGTELADHVKTYGLSGLFHLDELPNYGITADEVRKIKTKLKINELDSFVIVSGKESICHKALEEVFERCKKAFSEVPNETRDALEDGNSRYSRPLPGRARMYPETDILPFTIDTKLIENIKENLPETFDEKVNKFVSKYGLKKEEAEKIVYENPELFERVTSSLDIKSTIFIKALDLSKNLEREEGYITEDDTLYLLFEKVSKGIIAKEGIEEVLKRVSKGEDIEKVISEFSSENNSSDVEFAIEKIILEKRDFIIEKGDRAISPLMGLCMKEFRGKVDGSLINKILKEKIEEILKSS, from the coding sequence AAATTATTTTGTCATTGCCCAACCGTTCTTAGAACGGATAATCCTTTGGATACGATTGAACGAAAACTTAGACCAACACCCTCTGAGATAGGTGAAGTAGATGTTGCTGCATTGAAGGAATACATGAAAGGAAAAACCTATATTTATCAGTATTATGATTCAAATTGTCTCGTTGAGCTCGATGAAGAGCCTCCGCATAACGTTTCTGACGAAGCTAAAATAATAGGGGTGGAAGTATCATTACTTCTTAATTCTAATATAATTGAAGAAATACAAGTAATGAGAAAAACAGTTCTTGATGGTTCAAATACTTCAGCATTTCAGAGAACCATGCTTATCTCAACAGATGGATTTATTGAAACAAAAGAAGGGCCTGTTTCTATTCTCACAGTATGTCTTGAAGAAGACGCAGCAAGAATAATTAGTCAAGATGAGGCCACTAAAACATTCAGACTCGATAGATTGGGGATTCCTTTAGTTGAAATTGCCACTGGGCCAGACATATCAAATCCCGAACAAGCAAAGGAAGCGGCGTATATTTTAGGCCAAATCTTAAGAGCCACAGGGAAGGTAAAGAGGGGTCTTGGTACTATAAGGCAGGACCTAAATGTTTCAATCAAAGAGGGCGGAAGAGTTGAACTAAAAGGTGTTCAAAAGTTAGAATTGATACCTCTATGGGTAGAAAGAGAAATAGAAAGACAAATTAATCTTGTCGAAATCAAAAAAGAATTGCATCGTCGAAGTTCTGAAAAAGAACTTGAATTTAAATTCATTGAAATAACAGATATATTTTCCAATACTTCATCCAAAGTTATTGTCAACTCAATTAAAAAAAATGGCGGCGTCTACGGAATTAAATTGAAAAGTTTCAAAGGCATTTTAGGAAAAGAAATACAAAAAGGCAGAAGATTTGGAACTGAATTAGCAGACCATGTGAAAACATACGGGTTATCCGGATTATTTCACTTAGATGAGCTTCCAAACTATGGGATAACTGCCGATGAAGTGAGAAAAATAAAAACTAAATTAAAAATTAATGAATTAGATTCATTTGTTATTGTCAGTGGAAAAGAAAGCATATGCCATAAGGCTTTAGAAGAAGTATTTGAAAGATGCAAAAAGGCCTTTTCTGAAGTACCGAACGAAACACGAGATGCCTTAGAAGATGGAAATTCCAGATATTCTAGGCCACTTCCGGGCAGAGCAAGAATGTACCCCGAAACTGATATTTTACCATTTACCATTGATACAAAGCTAATTGAAAATATTAAAGAAAATTTACCAGAAACATTCGATGAAAAAGTAAACAAATTTGTCTCCAAATATGGCCTCAAGAAGGAAGAAGCAGAAAAGATTGTGTATGAAAACCCTGAACTTTTTGAAAGAGTTACATCTTCTCTTGATATAAAATCTACTATTTTCATTAAGGCCTTAGACTTATCAAAAAACTTGGAAAGAGAAGAGGGATATATAACAGAGGACGATACACTATACTTACTTTTTGAGAAAGTATCAAAAGGAATAATTGCAAAAGAAGGGATTGAAGAAGTTTTGAAGAGAGTTTCAAAAGGAGAAGATATTGAAAAAGTCATATCAGAATTCTCTTCAGAGAACAATTCTTCTGATGTTGAATTTGCTATTGAGAAAATTATTCTTGAGAAAAGAGATTTCATAATAGAAAAAGGAGACCGCGCTATTTCTCCACTAATGGGTTTATGCATGAAGGAATTTAGGGGAAAAGTTGACGGTAGTTTAATCAATAAAATTCTAAAAGAAAAGATAGAAGAAATCCTCAAATCTTCTTAA